One window from the genome of Pieris napi chromosome 3, ilPieNapi1.2, whole genome shotgun sequence encodes:
- the LOC125063227 gene encoding uncharacterized protein LOC125063227 isoform X3: MFARATSGDRKNNNKFSPCSLRAIDPVLNNKARSPKGCFTEPQPAICGNGVVEEGEECDCGWASECTDVCCRPQAVRPHYKPCTLTEHSVCSPSQGPCCTSSCTLKFGDKCRSDNGCRDAAHCDGKRAVCPSSRHKPNRTRCDKELVCFMGECTGSICLAYGLESCQCVPRKDDPRSACELCCRKTGGACLSSFHWNTPPYDVPDMYAKPGTPCNDYNGYCDVFQRCREVDPSGPLATLRKLLLSDESIAGFKRWVLRHWYAVLLILLAVIALLVASTRFLGRHAKKMKSVTIIHSSTTETVRLPDAGDQMIVHTAVRSKLPLKKKVALRTRAYRSKKEQTNKQGDKASPAHAAKNNKKRKPPAQPKLDEVKVAKEATAVVTNAEGKSPKHVILSKHKGKVKKRKLKVKKETIDYSSMQKHPSTPIKDNEALSKVQKWLLSSPQPTVIPKSKSIPVNLTERTHRQISKGSRKARPSKSATNLFSGEKARLQVVFKPPFRFSVKICKSDKTKVVLDKSSKPELERKRHDSLPQQTCPADSGKPNLISKLKLSNSIKNSTEHTTNSQNAGIQQETVHGYENLLPRSVSDCKLLKKPAEVKVRSGHKKSNSVGQRRDTTESRQNLISQEDFDNAHVYENVVLSQDAFVPKSCSMPRRQNSAVISRQSSYGHLPRAQIRPHRHSTNNVTRSRNNSSGELEHFYNVIETLRRDANPCDTNTSSSSGSTARPGKTRQNSLVDPSKLKRQMSEVELDKSKLRGFQLVVGKEKLKRQMSDNELGRSRPQLAMPMPMSAGAEPRPAFCFKRASLDCEASLPARQKSRSSKRTYTFGELKNTVPSAEPCPSPADGIHISPEEFLKIIDN; this comes from the exons ATGTTCGCACGAGCTACGAGCGGTGATCGCAAGAATAACAATAAGTTTTCTCCGTGTTCTTTAAGAGCTATAGATCCTGTACTCAATAATAAAGCTCGCTCGCCCAAAGGATGCTTCACag aaCCGCAGCCAGCCATCTGCGGTAACGGTGTGGTGGAGGAGGGCGAAGAATGTGATTGTGGCTGGGCATCCGAATGTACGGACGTGTGTTGTCGTCCGCAGGCCGTACGTCCTCACTACAAGCCGTGTACGCTCACGGAACATAGCGTGTGCAGTCCTAGTCAG GGTCCGTGCTGCACATCTTCATGTACACTCAAATTTGGGGATAAATGTCGCTCTGATAATGGATGCCGAGACGCGGCGCATTGCGACGGGAAGCGCGCTGTTTGCCCCTCGAGCAGACACAAGCCCAACCGGACCAGATGTGACAAGGAACTCGTCTGTTTTATGGGG GAATGTACTGGTTCCATCTGCCTCGCTTATGGCCTGGAATCATGTCAATGCGTACCTCGTAAAGATGACCCTCGATCAGCCTGTGAGTTGTGTTGTCGCAAAACGGGAGGAGCCTGCCTATCCAGCTTCCATTGGAACACACCGCCGTATGATGTCCCGGATATGTATGCGAAACCGGGAACCCCTTGCAATGATTATAATGG CTACTGTGACGTATTCCAACGTTGCCGTGAAGTAGACCCGTCAGGTCCGTTGGCGACTCTCCGAAAACTCTTATTGTCTGATGAAAGCATTGCCGGCTTCAAACGGTGGGTCCTCCGCCACTGGTACGCCGTTCTGCTCATACTCCTTGCTGTTATTGCTCTCCTG GTGGCGAGCACCCGGTTTCTGGGGAGGCACGCTAAGAAGATGAAGTCAGTCACAATCATCCACTCATCAACCACAGAAACCGTCCGTCTGCCTGATGCCGGCGACCAGATGATAGTTCATACGGCCGTCAG ATCCAAACTCCCTCTTAAGAAGAAGGTTGCACTTCGCACTCGAGCATACCGCAGTAAGAAGGAACAGACTAACAAACAAGGAGACAAGGCGTCGCCTGCGCATGCCGCTAAGAACAACAAGAAGAGA AAACCACCGGCCCAGCCCAAACTTGATGAAGTCAAGGTAGCAAAAGAAGCTACTGCCGTTGTTACAAATGCCGAAGGGAAGTCTCCTAAACATGTTATATTATCGAAACATAAAGGAAAAGTTAAAAAGAGGAAGCTCaaagtcaaaaaagaaaccaTAGATTACAGCTCGATGCAGAAACATCCTTCTACTCCTATTAAGGATAATGAAGCTTTATCTAAAGTTCAGAAATGGCTGCTCAGCTCCCCCCAACCCACAGTTATCCCTAAGTCGAAATCTATACCTGTCAATTTAACTGAAAGAACGCATCGCCAAATCTCAAAAGGATCCAGGAAAGCGAGGCCTTCAAAAAGTGCAACAAACCTTTTCTCCGGAGAGAAAGCTAGATTACAAGTAGTTTTCAAACCTCCATTTAGATTTAGCGTAAAAATTTGTAAGAGCGATAAAACTAAAGTCGTTCTAGATAAGTCGTCGAAGCCCGAACTAGAGAGGAAACGTCACGATTCCCTTCCTCAGCAGACCTGTCCAGCCGATTCGGGAAAACCAAACCTTATCTCTAAATTGAAATTAtccaattcaattaaaaatagtacaGAACATACAACGAATTCCCAAAACGCAGGCATACAGCAAGAAACCGTTCACGGTTATGAAAATCTCCTACCTCGCAGTGTTAGCGATTGCAAGTTGTTAAAGAAACCGGCCGAAGTCAAAGTACGAAGCGGGCACAAGAAAAGTAATTCGGTTGGTCAGAGACGCGATACGACGGAGAGTAGACAAAACCTAATATCGCAGGAAGATTTTGACAACGCTCACGTTTACGAAAACGTGGTATTGTCGCAGGACGCCTTCGTCCCGAAAAGTTGCAGTATGCCGCGCCGTCAGAACTCCGCTGTCATCTCCAGACAGAGCAGCTACGGCCATCTACCTCGAGCACAGATCCGCCCACATAGACATAGCACCAACAACGTCACGCGATCGCGAAACAACAGCAGCGGCGAACTAGAACACTTTTATAACGTGATCGAGACGTTGCGGCGCGACGCCAACCCTTGCGACACTAACACCAGTAGTTCGTCCGGTAGTACCGCGCGCCCGGGGAAAACGCGTCAGAACAGTCTAGTCGATCCGTCGAAGCTCAAGCGGCAGATGAGTGAGGTCGAGCTGGATAAAAGTAAACTCAGGGGCTTCCAATTAGTGGTGGGAAAGGAGAAGCTGAAGCGTCAGATGAGCGACAACGAGTTAGGTCGGTCGCGGCCTCAGTTGGCCATGCCGATGCCGATGTCGGCGGGCGCAGAGCCACGACCCGCGTTCTGCTTCAAACGCGCCAGCCTCGACTGCGAAGCGTCTCTTCCGGCACGGCAAAAGTCTCGTAGCTCCAAACGGACGTACACGTTTGGGGAACTCAAGAACACCGTCCCGAGTGCCGAACCGTGTCCGTCGCCGGCCGACGGCATTCACATCTCGCCCGaggaatttttgaaaataatcgATAATTAA